In Nitrososphaerota archaeon, the genomic stretch GCTGAAGAAGGTCAAGGCAGAGGAAAGGCTCAGGTTTGCGAACGCTGCAGCGGCAATCTATCTAAGAGGACGCGAGCCCGTTCCGCCATCCCTGGAACAGGTCCTCGCTCGGGCAGGATGACTACTTCTCCAGCATCCTGGAGAAAGTCCAAGCGATCGTGTTGAGCAGCTCGTTGAGCCTCGCCTTCTCTCGGTAGTTCTCGATCATTATCCTACCTATCGTCCCGTTGTTCTCTTCGACGTCGAAGCGGAGTTCCATGCCCTTCGCAAGCTTGCCGGCCGCGACAAGGTTCTCGTCCTTCGACTTCATCTCCTGGAGAATCTTACCCAGGAGGAAGGATTTGAAGGGCGGGGTGCTGGGCCTAAGCATCACGCCGTCCTTTGGCTCGATTGAAACCCCGTCGGGCGTGACAGCGGCCGTTGCGAGTACCTGTCCGCCCTTGTCGCGTTTGATTTCTCTCATCTCCGGAGCATCCTTTGCCTCTGCCATCATCTCGATGGCTGGCTTGAAGGTCGTCGCCCTGAGCGTCGCGTCGACATAGCCCAGGGTTTCACGGAGTCGGTCAATTTCCTCCTCGAAGTCTGCAATCCTTCGCTCCAGCCAAAGCTTGAGTTCCGCAGCCTTCTTGACTTCGCTGTCCTGGGCGGCCAACAGGGCACGTCAGCAGGTTGTCGCTAAAAAGATTAGTCGCCGAGCCCTTTCTAGCGGGGGTCCTCGCTGAAACTATTAATGCGGACGGCAGAAAACGGCCCAAGTTGCTGCGCCCAAGGCGGAGGACGAGGCTGGTCGCTACCGCAGCGGTGTTCGCCTCGATCTACGCCATACTGGGACTGATTCCAATCTCAGCCCTGGTCGGGACGGGGGGGTTCATAACATTCCGCGAGGCCATCAGCCCGCTTGCAGGGATGGTGCTGGGGCCGCTGGCGGGAGGCCTGTCGATAGTGTTGGGCGTCTTCCTCGACTTCGGATTGGGCAGGCCTGTCGTCTTCCTGGGTCTCGACTTCATGGTGGACCTGCTCGCCGCGGTCCTCGCTGGGCTCTGCTTCACTGGAAGGAGGAAGCTTGCCCTAGGCCTTCCCATCTTGGTGTTGGCTGTCTTCGTGTCGAGTCCGTTCTCCCTCCCTTCGGTCGGGGTCGGTGGTGTGGAGGTGCCCTTCGTCTGGATGCATCTACTCTCGGTGGTAGCGCTCGGGGCTGCCCTTCTACTTGAAGCCAGGAAGGTGATCGGAAGGCTGAGCTGGGCGTTCGTGACGTCGGTGACGCTTGCGTCGACCATGGCTGCCCATGCGATGGGAGGAATCCTGACGGAGAATGTTTACCTGGCCAGGGGGGTCCTCTTCGGTTACCAGACCGTTTCTTCGTACTGGACCTACATCTTCTACCTTTACCCCGAGGAGCGCATCTTCCTCACGGTGGTGGGCGCGCTAGTTTCAGTGCCCGTCCTTAGGGCCCTTTCCCGGACTCGGCGAGACGAGGCTATAGCTTCCGGATGATCGCCTGTACCATCTGCGTGGTCCCCGCCTTCCCACCGAGGTCGTAGGTCAGGCTCTTCCCCTCCCGAACCACATCGAAGGTAGCATCGAAGATGGCCTTGGACGCCTTCTTCTCTCCGATGTAGTCCAGCATCCAGGCTCCGGAGAGGATGGTGGCGGTCGGGTTGACCTTGTTCTTCCCCTTGTACTTTGGGGTGCTGCCGTGGGCGGGCTCGAACATCGCGTAGCCGTCTCCAAAGTTCCCCGAGTAGACCATCCCCACGCTCCCGATGAGGCCGGAGGCTTCTTCGGACATTATGTCCATGAACAGGTTCGTCCCCAATATCACGCTCCTGTTGAACCTCTGAGGGTTCTTGACAAGCTGCTGGGCGAAGTTGTCGATTAACAGGTCCTCCAGCTCGATCCCTGGGTGCTTCCGCCCCACGGCTCGGACGGAGTCGAGGAACATGGTGTCGGTGACCTTTAGGATGTTGGCTTTCGAGATGGCAACGACTCTCTTCCAGCCTCGTCGCTCGGCCTCGGCAAAGGCGAACTTTGCGACGCTCGTGGATTTTGCTTTGGTGATCAGTCTGATCGCGATCGAAACGTCGTCCGAGAGCTTGTGCTCGAGCCCCGCGTAGAGCCCCTCCGTCGCCTCTCTGACGATGACGAAGTCGACGTCGCCAAGGGGTCCGGTCTGGCCGGGGAAGGTCTTGACGGGCCGCACGTTGGCGTAGAGGTTGAACTTCTGCCTGATGCTCACTGCCACGCTGCGCGGAGTGCCTGGAATGGGAAGGGTCGTGGTAGGGCCCTTGAGGCAGGTGTCGGATTCCTCGAGGACCTTCCAGGTCTCGTCGGGGATGAAGCTGGGCCCCCTGTTCTTCTCCCACCATTCTGACCCTGCTTCACAGGAGAGGAACTCTGCCCCGGTCCCTGCAGCCTTCAGAACCGAGAGGGTAGCGTCGACAAGCTCGGGCCCTGTCCCGTCGCCATTGATCACAGCGACCTTCTTCAAGAAGACTTCGAACCCGCTGCCCAAGGCTCCGCTTAAAACGCTTGCTCGCAGTCATCCTTCGATTCTGAATCCTCTGGAGTTTCGGGTTCTCGTCTTCTCCACCCTGATGGAGTCGACCCGGGCGCGCGCGGGGCCTCGCTTGGCCCATTCGAGGACGCGTCTGACGTGGGCCTCCTCGCCCTCGAGGAAGGCGTCGACAGTGCCGTCTTCCTTGTTTCTGACCCAGCCGGCAACTGCGTTGGTTGCGGCGACTTCAGCCATCGAAGCGCGAAAGAAGACACCGTGGACGAGACCGAATATCTTCAACCTTACCGCGATTCTAGGCATGTGCCTGGGGCCCGCTCTCGCGCTAAAGCGATAAATACTCTGTGAGGCATCTGAGACCAGTTGTCCGAAGCTCAGGTCGACAGAGCAGAACTGGAGCGCGGTTTAGGCAAGATCATCGACCCTGAGCTTGGGAGGCCTATCACCGACCTCAAGCTTATCGACAATCTCACGACAGAAGGAGGCTTCGTGAACCTGGAATTCCATCTGACCGCCCCCTTCTGCCCGCCTGTATTCGCCCTGAAGATCGCAAGCGACATCAAGGCGACCGTGATGTCCACCAAGGGGGTGACAGACTCGAAGGTCACGCTGCGGGGCCACTATCTCGCTGACGCGGTCAACAAGCAGGTCAACAAGCCGGTCCAGCCTCACCCCTAGGTTGGAAGCTCTTGCCTGGCAGTAAGGAACTGGTTGCAGACTTCCTGAGCAAAGCCGGAATCCCGGTGGAAGTGAGGGAATTCAGCGGGAGCACGAAGAACTCCGCTCTCGCGGCCCAGGAGCTCGGGTGCGGCGTCGAACAGATAGCCAAGAGCATAGTCTTCAAGGGAAGCAGGACCTTCGTCGTGGTGCTTTCTGGAGACAGGAAAGTGGATGCTGCAAAGCTGGAGAATCTCGTGAAGGGACCCGTCAAGGCGGCCACGCCTGACGAGGTCAGGGAGAACACCGGGTTCCCCGTCGGGGGAGTCCCTCCTTTTCCGCACAGGGATGGGGTGGAAGTCATACCCGACCTCTCGCTTGCGAGGTTCGCCGATGTCTGGGCGGCGGCAGGCACCCCCAATGCCGTGTTTCGGGTCAGGACGGAGGACCTCTTCAGGATGCTTGGCAGAGAGCCCGCGGAGCTTTCAGTCCCTCAACAGATATAGAGTGCAGTCCCTCTCTATAGAGGGTTGGACGCCAGGAAGGTGCTGGAGATGGGGGGAGGGACGCTGTTGATTTCTCTTCCCAAGGCATGGGTAAAGAAGAATGGGGTCAGGAAGGGGGCGACCGTCGCGGTCGAGGAACTTTCGGGGAGGAAGCTCTTGGTCAGGCCCATCGAAGATGCGGAGGAGAAGCCAAGGGAGATCGAACTCGAGTATCCAGGGGAGGACTTCGGCCACGTGGCCAACGACCTCACCAGCGCCTACCTGCTCGGTTACGACCTGATACGAATCGTCGGGAAGAAGGTCATCTCCCGCGAAGACAGGGCGATGCTGAAGGCGACCATGGGGCACCTGGTCGGTCTCGAAATCATGGACGAGGATGCGAAGAAGATAACGATCCAGTTCCTCCTCGAACCGTCGGCGATAATCCCCGAGAGGATCGTAAGGAGGATGTCCAGCATCCTCGGTGGGATGCTGAGGGACACAGCGGAGGGCCTGACCAAGGGGGACTCGAAGCTCCTGGGGCTGGTCGCCGAACGGGATGACGAGGTGGACCGGCTGTACTTCCTGCTCGTCCGGGCCATCAGGGCGGCGATAATGCGCCCAGAGGTGGCCGAAGGGTATGGCCTGTCACCGGTTGACGTGCTCGACTACCGAGTGCTCGCGAGCTTCCTCGAGAGCGAGGGGGATGCGGTCGCCGAGCTTTCCAAGGACCTCCGCGCGGCCCGGAGTTCGAAGGAGCTCTCCCGTCGATACTCCTCCTGCGTGGCGAAGCTTGAACAGATGACCGACCTGGCGACCCAGGCGTTCCTCTCACGCAGGGCAAGCAGACTCAGGACAATCAACGCCAAGGTCAACGGACTCGCAGATGAGGTGACCGAGAGCCTAGCGTCCATCGGACAGCTCCCCGCGGCCGAGGGCAATCACATGGTGAAGATTCTGGGCACCTTGGAGAGGGCGAGCAAGCTCCTCGTGGACGTGTCTGACCTGGCAGTGATTACTCAGCCTGTGTCGTGAGCGGCCAAGTTTGAGAGGTCCCGAAGATGACATGGGACATGAGGGGGGTGGAAGCGTCTCAATCCTTAAGAGACTCCAATCGTGGAAACCACATTTGCCGCACTGACGCCTAAGATTGTTCTGGTTCCGGCCGGATTGGGAACGTTGGACAAGTCCTTCCAGGTGAAGACGATCGATTGGAGCAAGTCATCTGAAGGATACATCAAGACTAGCGCAAATGGGAAGGAGCTGACGATTCCCCTGTCCTCCATACTCTACGTCGAATCTGACTAGCGTCCGGGTAACCGAACCCCGGTACCCCTGGCTAGACCCTAAGGCTTAATTACGGATGGCATCCAGTTTCTATATGCCGAAGTACCTTTTTGTGACTGGAGGCGTGATGTCGGGCCTCGGCAAGGGCATAACAACCTCCTCCGTGGCCAAATTGCTGGAGCTGTCGGGGCTCGAAGCGACCTGCCTGAAAATCGACCCATATCTGAACTTCGACGCAGGGACCATGAACCCTGTTACCCACGGCGAGGTCTTCGTGACAGACGACGGCGGGGAGACCGACATGGACCTGGGGAACTATGAAAGGTTCCTCGACCGAGACATGTCGAGGTCCAACAACATAACGACCGGCCAGGTGTACAAGAAAGTCATTGACGATGAGAGGAGGGGAAGGTTCCTCGGCAAGTCGGTCCAGATAATTCCCCATGTGACGGACGAGATCAAGAGAAGGGTCAGGGAGCTCGCAGTCAATTCAAAGGTGGATGTCCTGGTGGTTGAGGTCGGGGGGACAATCGGGGACATTGAGAGCCTGCCCTTCCTCGAGGCGTTAAGGCAGATGAGGATGGAGGAGGGCCCGGAGAGGACCCTGTTCCTTCACGTCAGCCTCGCCCCTGAACTGTCCGTGGTCGGAGAGATGAAGACGAAGCCGACCCAGCACAGCGTCCAGGAGATGCGAAGGATCGGGCTCCAGCCCGACATCCTCGTGATACGGGGGACGAGGTCCCTGCCGAAGGAGGCGAAGGAAAAGGTCTCTCTTTTCACCAGCGTGCCTGTGGAAAGCGTTGTCTCCGACCCGGACGTCGAGTCAATCTACCAGGTTCCCCGGCTCCTGGAGAAGGAGGGAGTGCTGAAGCCCATCCTGAAACAGTTCGGCATCAGGTCAAGGCTGAGCATCGCGGCATGGAATGTTGTCGCCGACAGGTTCCTGGACCAGGAGAAGACGGTCAGGATCGCCATGGTGGGGAAGTACGCGAGCCTGGCCGACAGCTACGTGAGCGTCAACGAGGCTTTGAGCCATGCGGCTGCTGTCAACGGTGTCAGGGTGAGGATCTCGTGGATCGAGTCCGAGGACATCGAGGGGGACAGGGCCAAACTTGCCCTGCTAGAAGGCTACGATGGGGTGGTAATACCCCAGGGGTTCGGGAGCCGGGGCACCGAAGGAAAGATAGCCGCGGCGAACCATGCGAGAGTGAAGGGGATACCGTATCTCGGGCTCTGCTTCGGATTCCAGCTGGCAAGCATCTCGTTCGCCAGGCACGTGCTCGGGCTGACCAGAGCGAACACGACGGAAGTTGACCCCGAGACGCCTAATCCAGTCATCGACCTGCTGCCCGAGCAGAGGGAGGTTTCCGACCTGGGTGGGACCATGAGACTCGGAGGCCACGATGTATTCCTCAAGAAGCCGTCTCGGGCCTTCGAGATCTATGGACGAGACAAGATACGCGAGAGGCACAGACACAGGTTCGAGCTGAACCAGAAGTACCTCGAGAAGTTCGAGAAGAAGGGGATGCACTACACTGCATTCAGCGACAACGGCAGGAGGGCTGAGATAATGGAGTTGGATGGTCACCCGTTCTACATGGGCACCCAGTTCCACCCGGAGTACATCAGCAGGCCCGAGAGGCCCGAGCCCATCTACGTGGAGTTCATGGCAGCGGCCAGAAGGAGGTTAGAGGGGTCGTCAAACGAAGGAGAAAGAATGAAGGCCCTGGCTCGCTGAGCGACCGGCTTCACCAACGACGTCACTCCGAAAAGTGTGGTTCAACGGCGCCTCTGTGGGGCGCCCATCCACGAATCGCCGGGGGGACAATTCATAAAGCCACGAACCTCGAACGCGGCCGTGAGTGACACAGGGCAAGAGCCTGCTAGGCCTCCCAGGCCGAGCGCGTCCACGAACCTCGCCGTCGTCGTAGTATTCTCTTCTCTGATAGCCCTCGCCACTTTCTTTTCGATAAAACTCCCAACCCCGCTGGGTGAAATCACCTGGGCCCCGCCCATCTACATGGCCCTGAGTGTGTTGGCTGGGCCGAGGACCGGGGCTGCCGCCACGGGGATCGGTTCCTTTGTTGGTGAATCGCTGAACGTCGCTTTCCTGGGGTGGCCTGCGATATACGCGCCCGGAATCGTATGGGCAAGGGCCCCGGAAGCGCTGATCATAGGATGGGCGCGGCGAAGGGGGACAAGAACTTTGGCGGCAGCGATGGTCGGAGCGACTGTCTTTGAGACCCTCGCGTTCTTCTTTCCTGACTGGGCGTTCTACACGTTCGGGGTCTTCGGGTACGGAAGCCCGACCGGGGCTAGTACGGGCTTCTATGCGGCCCTGCCTGATTTCCTGACACTGCTCGACCTTGCGTTCATCCCCATTGCCTTCGTCCTGATCCGAGTAGCCAGACCCGCCTTCAAGCGGCTCGGATTCGAGTAGGATCTGGTTACCTTGCTTCACGCAGGCAAGGCGAGCTCGGGTTTCATGCAGAACGTCGTCTACTCGAGCCTGGGGAAGAAAACCGACCGCCTGATTGTCGGCCCCGGGGTAGGAGCCGACAACGCCGTCATCGCACTCGGGGGCAAGCGTGTCATGATTCTCACCGTCGACCCGGTCTCCGTCATCCCGCCCTTCGGTATCGAGCTCTCAGCATGGCTCAGCGTCCACCTGATCGCGTCCGACTATACTACTTCGGGACTGAAACCCGAGTACGCCACTTTCAGCTTCAACTTTCCCCCTGAGATGCCCCAGGCCGCCATGGAGGGATATGTCAGGGCCGTGGGTCAGGAATGCGAGAGGCTCGGCGTTGTAGTGGCTGCAGGGCACACGGGGAGCTATCCCGGAGCGGGAT encodes the following:
- a CDS encoding isocitrate/isopropylmalate dehydrogenase family protein; protein product: MKKVAVINGDGTGPELVDATLSVLKAAGTGAEFLSCEAGSEWWEKNRGPSFIPDETWKVLEESDTCLKGPTTTLPIPGTPRSVAVSIRQKFNLYANVRPVKTFPGQTGPLGDVDFVIVREATEGLYAGLEHKLSDDVSIAIRLITKAKSTSVAKFAFAEAERRGWKRVVAISKANILKVTDTMFLDSVRAVGRKHPGIELEDLLIDNFAQQLVKNPQRFNRSVILGTNLFMDIMSEEASGLIGSVGMVYSGNFGDGYAMFEPAHGSTPKYKGKNKVNPTATILSGAWMLDYIGEKKASKAIFDATFDVVREGKSLTYDLGGKAGTTQMVQAIIRKL
- a CDS encoding acylphosphatase yields the protein MPRIAVRLKIFGLVHGVFFRASMAEVAATNAVAGWVRNKEDGTVDAFLEGEEAHVRRVLEWAKRGPARARVDSIRVEKTRTRNSRGFRIEG
- a CDS encoding iron-sulfur cluster assembly protein, producing MSEAQVDRAELERGLGKIIDPELGRPITDLKLIDNLTTEGGFVNLEFHLTAPFCPPVFALKIASDIKATVMSTKGVTDSKVTLRGHYLADAVNKQVNKPVQPHP
- a CDS encoding YbaK/EbsC family protein; translation: MPGSKELVADFLSKAGIPVEVREFSGSTKNSALAAQELGCGVEQIAKSIVFKGSRTFVVVLSGDRKVDAAKLENLVKGPVKAATPDEVRENTGFPVGGVPPFPHRDGVEVIPDLSLARFADVWAAAGTPNAVFRVRTEDLFRMLGREPAELSVPQQI
- a CDS encoding phosphate uptake regulator PhoU produces the protein MDARKVLEMGGGTLLISLPKAWVKKNGVRKGATVAVEELSGRKLLVRPIEDAEEKPREIELEYPGEDFGHVANDLTSAYLLGYDLIRIVGKKVISREDRAMLKATMGHLVGLEIMDEDAKKITIQFLLEPSAIIPERIVRRMSSILGGMLRDTAEGLTKGDSKLLGLVAERDDEVDRLYFLLVRAIRAAIMRPEVAEGYGLSPVDVLDYRVLASFLESEGDAVAELSKDLRAARSSKELSRRYSSCVAKLEQMTDLATQAFLSRRASRLRTINAKVNGLADEVTESLASIGQLPAAEGNHMVKILGTLERASKLLVDVSDLAVITQPVS
- a CDS encoding CTP synthase, which gives rise to MPKYLFVTGGVMSGLGKGITTSSVAKLLELSGLEATCLKIDPYLNFDAGTMNPVTHGEVFVTDDGGETDMDLGNYERFLDRDMSRSNNITTGQVYKKVIDDERRGRFLGKSVQIIPHVTDEIKRRVRELAVNSKVDVLVVEVGGTIGDIESLPFLEALRQMRMEEGPERTLFLHVSLAPELSVVGEMKTKPTQHSVQEMRRIGLQPDILVIRGTRSLPKEAKEKVSLFTSVPVESVVSDPDVESIYQVPRLLEKEGVLKPILKQFGIRSRLSIAAWNVVADRFLDQEKTVRIAMVGKYASLADSYVSVNEALSHAAAVNGVRVRISWIESEDIEGDRAKLALLEGYDGVVIPQGFGSRGTEGKIAAANHARVKGIPYLGLCFGFQLASISFARHVLGLTRANTTEVDPETPNPVIDLLPEQREVSDLGGTMRLGGHDVFLKKPSRAFEIYGRDKIRERHRHRFELNQKYLEKFEKKGMHYTAFSDNGRRAEIMELDGHPFYMGTQFHPEYISRPERPEPIYVEFMAAARRRLEGSSNEGERMKALAR
- a CDS encoding ECF transporter S component, whose protein sequence is MSDTGQEPARPPRPSASTNLAVVVVFSSLIALATFFSIKLPTPLGEITWAPPIYMALSVLAGPRTGAAATGIGSFVGESLNVAFLGWPAIYAPGIVWARAPEALIIGWARRRGTRTLAAAMVGATVFETLAFFFPDWAFYTFGVFGYGSPTGASTGFYAALPDFLTLLDLAFIPIAFVLIRVARPAFKRLGFE